Proteins encoded together in one Lacerta agilis isolate rLacAgi1 chromosome W, rLacAgi1.pri, whole genome shotgun sequence window:
- the LOC117039794 gene encoding protein SET-like encodes MSAPAAKVSQKELNSNHDGTDEISDKEQQEAIEHIDEVQNEIDRLNEQASEEILKVEQKYNKLRQPFFQKRSELIAKIPNFWVTTFVNHPQVSALLGEEDEEALHYLTRVEVTEFEDIKSGYRIDFYFDENPYFENKMLSKEFHLNESGDPSSKSSEIKWKSGKDLTKRSSQTQNKASRKRQHEEPESFFTWFTDHSDAGADELGEVIKDDIWPNPLQYYLVPDMDDEEGEGEEDDDDEEEGGLEDIDEEGDEDEGDDDEDDDEGEGEEDEGEDD; translated from the exons ACAAAGAGCAACAGGAAGCAATTGAACATATTGATGAAGTACAGAATGAAATAGACAG ACTGAATGAACAAGCCAGTGAGGAAATTTTGAAAGTAGAACAGAAGTACAACAAACTCCGCCAACCATTCTTTCAGAAGAGGTCAGAATTGATCGCCAAAATTCCAAACTTTTGGGTAACAACATTTGTCAACCACCCACAAG TATCTGCACTTTTGGGAGAAGAAGATGAGGAAGCTCTCCATTATTTGACCCGAGTTGAGGTGACGGAGTTCGAAGACATCAAATCAGGTTACAGAATAGATTTT TATTTTGATGAGAATCCATATTTTGAAAACAAGATGCTCTCTAAAGAGTTTCATCTGAACGAGAGTGGGGACCCATCATCAAAATCAAGTGAAATCAAATGGAAATCTGGGAAG GATCTGACAAAGCGTTCAAGTCAGACACAGAACAAGGCCAGCAGAAAGAGGCAGCATGAAGAACCCGAGAGTTTCTTCACTTGGTTCACTGACCATTCTGATGCTGGTGCTGATGAACTAGGAGAGGTCATTAAAGATGACATCTGGCCAAACCCATTACAGTACTACTTG GTTCCTGATATGGATGATGAAGAAGGTGAAGGAGAGGAAGATGACGATGATGAGGAAGAAGGAGGCTTGGAGGACATTGATGAGGAAGGTGACGAAGATGAgggagatgatgatgaagatgatgacgagggagaaggagag GAAGATGAAGGAGAAGATGACTGA